From the genome of Papaver somniferum cultivar HN1 chromosome 2, ASM357369v1, whole genome shotgun sequence, one region includes:
- the LOC113351258 gene encoding F-box/kelch-repeat protein At3g06240-like, protein MGFMQWPGVPAIQFWYYWFLDNYCLLNLATREYKMIVVPQDPDELCICGLAYDCNSDDYKLIVSDESYDKISAIQVYSLASDSWKSIPTCIPYTFPYRSYIPESGVFFNGYLHWLALNQSISKVIVSFDVSDERFKEVQLPNESWKHGCQAIFLESLGVPEGRLCVLVKKDYFGPDARLEFWEMLDYGVEESWTRRYIITHEIIMMDNNFRMMWSFKNGKFLFLSSGTLALYDPEDGSVRGLNSKHDIYFMDGASYFESLVSLKSGTYFRGDDRVEELREP, encoded by the coding sequence ATGGGGTTCATGCAATGGCCTGGTGTTCCTGCAATACAATTTTGGTACTACTGGTTCTTGGATAATTATTGCCTTTTGAATCTTGCAACCAGAGAATACAAGATGATAGTGGTACCCCAAGACCCAGATGAGTTGTGCATATGTGGTTTAGCTTATGATTGCAACAGTGACGATTACAAGTTGATAGTTAGTGATGAAAGTTACGATAAAATTTCGGCAATTCAAGTATATTCATTAGCATCAGATTCATGGAAAAGCATTCCAACCTGCATACCTTATACTTTTCCTTATAGAAGTTATATTCCAGAATCTGGAGTGTTTTTTAATGGGTACCTTCATTGGTTAGCTCTAAACCAAAGCATTTCCAAAGTTATAGTGTCTTTCGATGTGAGCGATGAAAGGTTCAAAGAAGTGCAGCTACCTAACGAATCTTGGAAACACGGTTGCCAGGCAATTTTTCTTGAGAGTTTGGGAGTGCCTGAAGGGCGGCTTTGTGTACTTGTTAAAAAAGATTACTTTGGTCCTGACGCTCGTCTTGAATTCTGGGAGATGCTGGATTATGGAGTTGAAGAATCTTGGACTAGGCGTTACATCATTACTCATGAGATCATTATGATGGACAATAATTTTCGCATGATGTGGTCTTTTAAGAATGGCAAGTTTCTATTCTTGAGTTCTGGTACTCTGGCTTTGTATGATCCAGAAGATGGAAGTGTTAGAGGACTAAATAGTAAGCATGATATTTACTTCATGGACGGAGCGAGTTATTTTGAAAGCTTGGTTTCACTCAAGTCTGGTACTTATTTTCGGGGAGATGATCGAGTAGAGGAGTTAAGAGAACCTTGA
- the LOC113347886 gene encoding cheilanthifoline synthase — translation MEETFWLVTCGVVVAFALAKLLFGKKSSLSTMEWPAGPKTLPIIGNLHQLGGEAFHVCLANLAKVYGGVFTIWVGSWRPFIVISDVDKAWEVLVNKSSDYSARDMPDITKIISANWKNISHGDSGPFWHNLRKGLQGVALTPFNVASQYHLQERDMQNLIKSMTKKASQKNGILKPLDYVKEETVRLLSRLIFGQDFVDEDFVVGMHQALDELVSISGYASLADAFKFCENLPSHKKTVRAVHAIKIRFDNLIRPHIVSNPPTNTYLHFLLSQDFSEDVIISAILEVYDLGVDSTASTTVWALTFLVREQKIQEKLYREINNVTGGKKPVKVEDLNKLPYLQAVMKETMRMKPIAPMAIPHKASKDTSLMGKKINKGAVVMVNLYAIHHNPAVFPEPYKFMPERFLKDANSDGSLGDIKKMESSLLAFSAGMRICAGMELGKLQLAFGLASLVNEFKWDCFAEGKLPDLSEEHCFILLMKNPLEAKITPRIH, via the coding sequence ATGGAGGAGACTTTTTGGTTGGTAACTTGTGGAGTGGTAGTAGCATTTGCATTAGCAAAACTACTATTTGGCAAGAAATCATCTCTGTCCACAATGGAATGGCCAGCAGGTCCAAAGACGTTGCCCATAATTGGCAACCTTCATCAATTAGGAGGTGAAGCATTTCATGTTTGTTTGGCAAACTTGGCCAAAGTATATGGAGGTGTTTTTACCATATGGGTTGGAAGTTGGCGTCCGTTTATAGTCATAAGCGATGTCGATAAAGCTTGGGAAGTTCTTGTTAACAAATCTTCGGATTATTCAGCTAGAGACATGCCTGATATTACTAAAATCATATCGGCAAACTGGAAGAATATTTCTCATGGTGATTCTGGTCCGTTTTGGCATAATTTAAGAAAAGGTCTTCAAGGTGTTGCTTTAACCCCTTTTAATGTTGCGTCTCAATATCACCTGCAAGAAAGGGACATGCAGAATTTGATCAAATCCATGACAAAAAAGGCGTCCCAGAAAAATGGGATTTTGAAACCACTTGATTATGTCAAAGAAGAGACTGTTCGGTTACTAAGTCGACTTATCTTCGGTCAAGATTTCGTCGATGAGGATTTCGTTGTTGGTATGCATCAAGCACTGGACGAGTTAGTAAGTATAAGTGGGTATGCAAGTTTAGCTGATGCTTTTAAATTCTGTGAGAATCTACCAAGCCATAAGAAAACTGTCCGAGCAGTTCACGCTATCAAAATTCGGTTCGATAATTTGATTCGTCCGCATATCGTCTCAAATCCTCCGACAAACACTTACTTACATTTTCTTTTATCTCAAGATTTTAGTGAAGATGTTATAATCTCTGCCATTCTTGAAGTTTATGACTTAGGGGTTGACAGCACTGCATCCACAACAGTTTGGGCTCTTACGTTCCTTGTCCGCGAACAAAAGATTCAGGAAAAACTGTACCGCGAGATCAATAACGTAACCGGAGGGAAAAAACCGGTGAAAGTTGAAGATTTGAACAAATTGCCATATTTGCAAGCAGTGATGAAAGAAACAATGAGGATGAAACCAATAGCACCAATGGCGATTCCTCACAAGGCTTCAAAAGATACTTCCTTAATGGGTAAAAAGATCAACAAAGGTGCGGTGGTAATGGTAAATCTTTATGCTATTCATCATAACCCTGCCGTTTTCCCGGAACCGTATAAGTTCATGCCCGAGAGATTCCTAAAGGATGCTAATAGTGATGGAAGTTTGGGTGATATAAAGAAAATGGAAAGTTCATTGTTAGCATTCAGTGCCGGTATGCGAATCTGTGCTGGAATGGAGCTTGGTAAGCTACAACTAGCTTTCGGTCTTGCAAGTTTGGTGAATGAGTTCAAATGGGATTGCTTTGCTGAAGGGAAGTTGCCTGATCTTAGTGAAGAACACTGTTTCATTCTGTTGATGAAGAACCCACTTGAAGCCAAAATTACTCCTCGTATCCATTAA